One region of Pseudomonas sp. ABC1 genomic DNA includes:
- a CDS encoding cytochrome bc complex cytochrome b subunit, with protein MSKFMEWVDARFPATKMWEDHLAKYYAPKNFNFLYFFGSLALLVLVNQIITGVWLTMSFEPSAEGAFASVEYIMRDVEYGWILRYLHSTGASAFFVVVYLHMFRGLLYGSYQKPRELVWIFGMMIYLALMAEAFMGYLLPWGQMSYWGAQVIISLFGAIPVIGDDLTQWIRGDYLISGITLNRFFALHVIALPIVILGLVVLHILALHEVGSNNPKGVDIKKLKDENGVPLDGIPFHPYYTVKDIVGVVVFLFVFCAVVFFFPEMGGYFLEKPNFEAANPFKTPEHIAPVWYFTPFYAILRAVPDKLMGVIAMGAAIAVLFVLPWLDRSPVKAMRYKGWLSKIWLLVFCVSFVILGVLGVLSPTPGRTLLSQICTALYFAYFIFMPFYTRMEKTKPVPERVDG; from the coding sequence ATGAGCAAGTTCATGGAATGGGTCGATGCCCGCTTCCCCGCGACCAAAATGTGGGAAGACCATCTCGCCAAGTATTACGCCCCCAAGAATTTCAACTTCCTGTACTTCTTCGGCTCCCTGGCTCTGCTGGTTCTGGTCAACCAGATCATCACCGGTGTCTGGCTGACGATGAGTTTCGAGCCGTCCGCCGAAGGCGCCTTCGCCTCCGTCGAATACATCATGCGTGACGTCGAGTACGGCTGGATCCTGCGCTACCTGCACTCCACCGGGGCGTCGGCGTTCTTCGTCGTGGTCTATCTGCACATGTTCCGTGGCCTGCTCTACGGTTCCTACCAGAAGCCGCGCGAGCTGGTGTGGATCTTCGGCATGATGATCTACCTGGCGCTGATGGCCGAAGCCTTCATGGGTTATCTGCTGCCCTGGGGCCAGATGTCCTACTGGGGTGCCCAGGTGATCATTTCGCTGTTCGGTGCCATTCCGGTGATCGGCGACGACTTGACCCAGTGGATCCGTGGTGACTACCTGATCTCCGGTATCACGCTGAACCGCTTCTTCGCCCTGCATGTGATCGCGCTGCCGATCGTCATTCTCGGCCTGGTGGTGCTGCATATCCTGGCACTGCATGAAGTTGGCTCGAACAACCCGAAAGGGGTCGACATCAAGAAACTGAAGGACGAAAACGGCGTTCCGCTGGACGGTATCCCGTTCCACCCTTACTACACGGTGAAAGACATCGTGGGTGTGGTGGTGTTCCTGTTCGTCTTCTGTGCCGTGGTGTTCTTCTTCCCGGAAATGGGTGGTTATTTCCTGGAGAAACCGAACTTCGAAGCGGCGAACCCGTTCAAGACACCTGAACACATCGCACCTGTCTGGTACTTCACACCGTTCTACGCGATCCTGCGGGCCGTTCCGGACAAGCTGATGGGCGTCATCGCCATGGGCGCTGCCATCGCCGTGCTGTTCGTCCTGCCATGGCTCGACCGCAGCCCGGTCAAGGCCATGCGCTACAAAGGCTGGCTGAGCAAGATCTGGCTGCTGGTGTTCTGTGTTTCCTTCGTAATCCTCGGGGTGCTGGGCGTGCTGTCGCCGACACCGGGTCGTACGCTGCTGTCGCAGATCTGCACGGCGCTGTATTTCGCGTACTTCATCTTCATGCCGTTCTATACGCGCATGGAGAAGACCAAACCGGTTCCGGAAAGGGTGGACGGCTGA
- the petA gene encoding ubiquinol-cytochrome c reductase iron-sulfur subunit: MSNDGVNAGRRRFLVAATSVVGAAGAAGAAVPFVGSWFPSAKAKAAGAPVKVNIGKIEPGQQMVAEWRGQPVFIVRRTEEILANLEKVAAQVADPESKASVQPAYVDPKVRSIKPELLIVVGLCTHLGCAPSFRPEVAAADLGADWVGGYFCPCHGSKYDMAGRVYKAQPAPLNLPVPPHTYETDDVIIIGVDQENA; this comes from the coding sequence ATGAGCAATGACGGCGTGAATGCTGGCCGGCGTCGCTTCCTCGTAGCCGCCACTTCTGTGGTGGGTGCGGCAGGAGCGGCGGGCGCTGCGGTCCCGTTCGTGGGATCGTGGTTCCCGAGTGCCAAGGCCAAGGCAGCCGGTGCACCGGTGAAGGTAAATATCGGCAAGATAGAACCGGGGCAGCAGATGGTTGCCGAGTGGCGTGGCCAGCCGGTGTTTATCGTGCGTCGTACCGAGGAGATTCTTGCGAATCTGGAGAAGGTCGCTGCACAGGTGGCCGACCCGGAATCCAAGGCTTCGGTACAGCCTGCCTATGTCGATCCGAAGGTCCGTTCGATCAAGCCGGAACTGCTGATTGTGGTCGGTCTCTGCACTCACCTGGGTTGCGCGCCTTCCTTCCGTCCGGAAGTGGCCGCCGCAGACCTCGGTGCCGACTGGGTAGGTGGGTACTTCTGCCCCTGCCACGGCTCGAAATACGACATGGCCGGACGTGTCTACAAGGCGCAGCCTGCGCCCTTGAACCTGCCGGTGCCCCCGCACACCTACGAGACGGATGATGTGATCATCATCGGTGTGGACCAGGAGAACGCCTGA
- the rpsI gene encoding 30S ribosomal protein S9 yields the protein MSATQNYGTGRRKTATARVFLRSGTGKISINNRALDNFFGRETARMVVRQPLELTGTTEKFDIYVTVLGGGVSGQAGAIRHGITRALIEYDETLRSPLRKAGYVTRDAREVERKKIGLRKARKRPQYSKR from the coding sequence ATGTCGGCGACTCAAAATTACGGCACAGGCCGTCGCAAGACAGCAACCGCTCGCGTTTTCCTGCGTTCGGGTACTGGCAAGATCTCCATCAACAACCGCGCACTGGATAACTTCTTCGGTCGCGAAACTGCTCGTATGGTCGTTCGTCAGCCTCTCGAGCTGACCGGGACCACCGAGAAGTTCGACATCTACGTCACCGTCCTCGGCGGTGGTGTGAGCGGTCAGGCCGGTGCGATCCGTCACGGTATCACCCGTGCACTGATCGAATACGACGAGACTCTTCGCAGCCCGCTGCGCAAGGCCGGTTACGTGACTCGCGATGCTCGCGAAGTCGAGCGTAAGAAAATCGGTCTGCGTAAAGCGCGTAAGCGTCCGCAGTACTCCAAGCGTTAA
- the rplM gene encoding 50S ribosomal protein L13 → MKTFTAKPETVKRDWFVVDAAGQTLGRLATEIASRLRGKHKPEYTPHVDTGDYIVVINAEQVRVTGAKTSDKMYYSHSGFPGGIKEINFEKLIAKAPERVIETAVKGMLPKNPLGRDMYRKLKVYKGANHPHSAQQPQELKI, encoded by the coding sequence ATGAAGACTTTTACTGCTAAACCGGAAACCGTCAAGCGCGACTGGTTCGTCGTCGACGCTGCCGGCCAGACCCTGGGTCGTCTGGCAACCGAAATCGCTAGCCGCCTGCGTGGCAAGCACAAGCCCGAGTACACCCCTCACGTTGATACCGGTGACTACATCGTTGTCATCAACGCCGAGCAGGTTCGTGTAACCGGCGCCAAGACGTCCGACAAGATGTATTACTCTCACTCCGGTTTCCCGGGTGGCATCAAAGAGATCAACTTCGAGAAGTTGATCGCAAAGGCGCCCGAGCGCGTGATCGAGACCGCGGTCAAAGGCATGCTGCCGAAGAACCCGCTGGGTCGCGACATGTATCGTAAGCTGAAGGTCTACAAGGGTGCTAACCACCCGCATAGCGCTCAGCAGCCCCAAGAACTGAAGATTTAA